The DNA region AAAGTTCTGCATCCCTTCTAGAAGTGAATAACCACCATTTAGAGAAGGTGTCTTTAAGTTTTAATACGGAATTTATTTTAGCAGAATTTTCACCATTTATATTGTCATCATGAACACAATATAACTCACTTCCAGCAATCTGTTTAATTGACCCTTGGCCAATTTCTTCTACAATACGTTCAAATTTCGAGTTAGCGAAGGTCTCCGGGATAGGAATCTTAATTTTGGATAAATATGAATGGATTTCTAACTTAAGAATGAGTGATTCATTCTCTCGATAAACATCATTAATAGGGACAAGAGAGATTTTTGATGAACTTTGTGTTCGCGCTACCTTCAGCCGTTCATATCCTATCAAGTATTTCTCGGGAATAGATGAAGCGTATTCTTCAACCTGTTCAATACCTCTAGAAAGAGGACTGTCAGCATACGGATGATACATTAGTGTGCCAGCCCCCATATGAATACCACCTGCACCTTCATACGATGGCTTAATATCTATAATCTCATTTTTGAGTGGTTCCAACTCACCTGTAAATGGACTGCCCGTATCAGTATGCAACTCTTCCAACTCTTTATATCCCCTAAAATCAGGTTCTAATTCTAATTTGAAATACTTCCCACTTACTAATTCAATCCGAAAATGAACAACGCCATCATCTGTAGCACCTACAGCACGAATGGGTGCTTTTACTACCTCATTATTATGGAATTTTTGACTGAGGTTGTATGCCTTCATGACCTCTTCCGAGATAGTTGTATCCATTTCAGAGATATCCTGTTCTTCGATAGTGTCACGTATCCTGTCCTCTGGTTTTACGTGGTAATACTCTAACATAGGGGCATTCAAAACTACTATTTCGTTTGGGTTGTCACCCCTGAACTTAATGCTGACAGATTCATTAACAAGAGGAAGGAGGTCACCCGTGAATGGAACACCAAGGCTGTAGTGCAAATTTTCAAGTATATTATATTCCATATGTATTGCACCAAGGCTAAAGATGAAATCGCCTTGGCCCGGCATTGTGATTTTTATCAACACAGAATTGCTATGGATTGGCTTTTTATGGACGCCTATCGAAGATATATACCCCTCAACATATCTATTTTCTTTTAGAATTTTTTCTTCTAGGTATTCCTCTTCTAACTCATCAAGCCCATTGCTTGACTCTGAATTCATACTATAGTCAAGATGAGAACCCATCATATATAACCTATCTTGGGAATCTCGTTTCATACACAATGGGTAATCATCCTCCAGGCAAATATGCAAAAGTGAACACGGGTTCTGATTTATTCCGGAACGATAGCTGTTGATTTACACTCGGGAAATGGGGTCCTTGTCCCGTATGTCTCATTGAGTTAATTCACTGATAGGGGTATGACTCGAATCTAGCTTTGACCTCTCACCGGTATACTACTGGCCTGAATCGGTGAGTTCGTTCTAAACTGCCAGTGAGTATATATAGTATTGTTACAATTGAAATTGTAGACATGACAGAAAGTAAATTTGAAGAGAAAGAATCGGAGACAGAAAACTCACCATCGAATAAATTCTGTTCAACATGTGGGACAGAGATAGAGGCAGGGACAAAGTTCTGTCCGGATTGTGGTACAGCACAAGAAGGTGAACCAAATGCAGAGAAAGCCATTAAGCAAAAAGAGGGAACCAAAATATCGTTCTCTAAAATAACAGCGTACTTTTTTGGAGGGGCAGGTCTCGTACTGGGGCTATTGTTTCTTGCGACTGGACCGGCCTCTGCTGGTTTCTTCCTCGGCATAGCAGGAGTTATTGGATTTCCCAAAAGCCGGAATCAGGTGGAAGAAAAGCTTGGTATAAAACTCAGTAAGTGGGTTGCTACGGCCCTCTTTTTGGTCTTCTGGATGACTGGTGCTGCACTTCTATAACGAAATTTTGCCTTTCAGTCGGTCGGTACCCTTAGCCAACCTCTGCCTCTCCGCGCGAATACCCGTGAAAAGGGGTAAAACCACAACGGCTTTTAAATACTTTATAGCTTATTGAAGTTCTTCTACTAGTTAGTATGATGAAGAATAAACTTGATTGAAATTCTCACTGATACAGTTTTCCCCATGCGACATGGGTTTGGTATCCATATCCAACTCCGATATTATGTGTATTCTTTATACACTGAAGTGCGTACTTGGGATGGTGATACCGGTACCGTGCCCCCGACCCGCCGAGAGCGTACACGTCGGCGCCCTGGCTCTCGAGTTCGGAGAGGAGTTCGTCGGTACGCTCTGAGGCGCCGCCGACGGGTCCCGCCTCGACGAGAATCTCGACGTCCACGTCGCGCTCGAGGGCGTCCTCGAGCGCCGTCGCGACTTCCGGGGACGTGAACGTGTAGCCGGCGAGGCTAATTCGGTCCTCGGCGGCCGCTATTCGGTCGCGGGCGACGTCGGGTGCGTCCGGCAAGACGAACGCGGTTCCCCCCGTCTCACCGTAGGTGGCGACCAGGAGGCAGGTCGCGCCGCGAGGCCACCACGCGTCCTGGCCTGGAGTCGTGGATACGTCAGCCGCGTTCGATCCCGACCGGTACCAGACCCTTGCCGTTCGCGCCCGGTCGTAGGTGACTTCGTCGACGAGCGTCCCGTCCTGGAGTACTCGGAGGGTGTCCCCGTCGGCCGCCAGCCGGAGGTGTCCCTCGAGTTCGAGCACCTCGAGGGTCGTCATCGACGCCGTCTCGTCGGGGTCCATCGAGAGCGCGACCGGACCCGAGACCGTCGCGTTCGGAATCGCAGCCGTCGTGTGACCGTCGGTTATCGTCCAGCTCTCAAGTTGAGTTCGTTCCGGCACCTCAAGGACGAAGAACTCGCCGACGTTACCGCGGGTCGTCGGGTTCGGGTAGACGGCCGTGACGTGTAGTTCAGTTCGGGATTCGCTCTTGGAGGTCTCTTCCGCATCGGAGAGACGCCCATCGCCGGGAAATGCCGTTGCCGCCCGAACCGGACAGTCCCGGCTGTCGTCGCGTACGTCCTGCGACGGGGTTCCCGTGAATCCTCCCGAGAACGCCCCGGACATCTCGAGTCGGCCGTCACTCGAGTCGACGAGGAGGTGACGGTGGCTCGCCGACGAGTCGACGCTGGCGCTGGCGGTTCCGACGGTGCCGACGGTTCCAATGGTTCCGACGGTGACGGCACCTACCGAGGTAGCGAGAAGCGCGATCACGAGGAGGACGACCAGGACGGGGCGCACGGTCGGCTCTGGCCGCGCGTTCGTATATAAACTCTCGTCCCACGGTGACGGCGAAAAAGGATCGAACGGGGTCGCGTCTCGGTCTCAGGCTGTCGGCTCGAGCGCCGGCCCCGCCTTCTCGGCTTCGGCCTGCACGAGGTAGGCGCGGTCGTCGTCGTACTCGATGAGCGCCTCGAGGGCGTCTTCGGTGCCGATCCGGTTGAGCGCCCAGGCGGCGGAAGCGCGGACGGTGTCGTCGTCGTCCTCTTCGAGGAC from Natronosalvus rutilus includes:
- a CDS encoding phospholipase D-like domain-containing protein, encoding MRPVLVVLLVIALLATSVGAVTVGTIGTVGTVGTASASVDSSASHRHLLVDSSDGRLEMSGAFSGGFTGTPSQDVRDDSRDCPVRAATAFPGDGRLSDAEETSKSESRTELHVTAVYPNPTTRGNVGEFFVLEVPERTQLESWTITDGHTTAAIPNATVSGPVALSMDPDETASMTTLEVLELEGHLRLAADGDTLRVLQDGTLVDEVTYDRARTARVWYRSGSNAADVSTTPGQDAWWPRGATCLLVATYGETGGTAFVLPDAPDVARDRIAAAEDRISLAGYTFTSPEVATALEDALERDVDVEILVEAGPVGGASERTDELLSELESQGADVYALGGSGARYRYHHPKYALQCIKNTHNIGVGYGYQTHVAWGKLYQ
- a CDS encoding zinc-ribbon domain-containing protein, yielding MTESKFEEKESETENSPSNKFCSTCGTEIEAGTKFCPDCGTAQEGEPNAEKAIKQKEGTKISFSKITAYFFGGAGLVLGLLFLATGPASAGFFLGIAGVIGFPKSRNQVEEKLGIKLSKWVATALFLVFWMTGAALL